A stretch of DNA from Candidatus Aminicenantes bacterium:
GGCGGCGGCCAGAGCTTCGCGGTTGGGCGCGCCGTGGTCGGTCAGAACGACGAAATTGAGCTTGGCCTCGGCCGCCGCGGCGGCGATGGCATCGACCGTGCCGCTGCCGTCCGAGAACCGGCTGTGCATGTGGTAGACGCCCTCGATCTCGAAGACGCGCGGGATGTCCGCGGCCGCGACAACACTCGGGGCGCCCGCCGCTTCACTAGTGCTGCCGTAGCGGCGAAAAGAGAGGCCGCGCCAGCCCAGCCAGAGGGCGTAGACAACGACGGCCAGGATGAGCCCGCGGCGGACGATGCGGCCGGCGCTCATGCCGACGGCTCGTCCGCCTCCGGGCCGAAGGGCAGCGCCAGCAGCAGGAGGAAGAGCTGGGCGACCTCGGAATCGCCGAAGTTGTATTCAAAGAAGCCGGCCACCAGGAGCAGGGCCAGGGCGGCCAATCCGCCGGCGGCCAGGGGGCGGATCGCAGGGCCGCCTGTTCGGAATCGCCGCAGGAGATGAACGCCGGCCACGGCCAAAAACGCCAGCCAGGCGGCCAGGGCGGGGATCCCGCGCTCGGCGGCGATCTGAAGGTAATTGTTGTGTAGATGGACGCTGCGGCGGGCATAGTCGCCCAGGCCGTAGGCCGGATCCTGGAAAAGCTCGTCGACCGTATCGGGGCCCGTCCCGAAAATGGGCTTCTGCCCGATGATTTTCAGACCGGCCCGGGCATACTCGATGCGGGCGATATTGGAGGGGTCGCGGCGATCGAAGATGCTGCGGACTCGAGATTTGACGATCTCCGGCCCGGCGAAATAGAGCAGAACGGCCAGGACCGGGGCGACGATCAGGGCTTTGGGATTCCAGAGCCCCAGAAGCAGCACCGCCGCTGCGCCCACGCCCAGCCAGGCATTGCGGGTCAGGGTCATGACCAGCGCTGCTCCCGAGGGAGCGAGAATGATGGTCCAGGCCAGCCGGGCCTTGCCTTTGGCGAACAGCGCTTGGGCCATGGCGAAGGCGATGAACAGGCCGAGCAGGCCGGCCTGGGTCATGTAATGGCCCATGAAACCCTTGATCCGCTGGTCCGGGCGCTCCCGGCCGGCAAATTGGATGATGGCCAGGACGGAAGCCGCCGTGCCCGACAAAAAGAGAGCCGTAAGTGGGAACTTCAGGTCGGAGAGGCGGCGGAAGGCGGCGACGACGAGCGGGACGAGCAGCACGATCAGCAAGTCGCGCGAATCCTTCACGCTGGCCCGGCGATCGATGGAGGCGGCCGCGGCCGCCAGCGACAGGGAGACATAAAGAAGAAGGGGCCAGAAGAATGCGGGGACCGAAAAAAGGATGTCTTTGCGGATGAGGAGATATGCCCAGACGAGGAGGGCCAGGAACCAAAAGCCCTGCACGAGGCTGATCGAGATCAAGGAGAAGAGGACGGCGGCGGCCGAAGCGGCCAGCAGGGCGATCTCGAGAGGCGCCCGGCCCGCGGCTTTGGGTTGCAAGTCGTTTGTAGTCATGGAATTCCAACCGACCGATTATAACAAAAGAATAGGGGTACAGTATACGTAAATCCCGATTTCCAGCGAGATCTGAGCCGCCCTTTCGTTGATGGAGAACAAAAGAAATAGGGATTTACGTATACTGTACCCCTATTAATTTTTCGCCGGCGGCGGCGACTTCGGCCGGGGTGATCGTCCGCAGGCATCGGTAATCCGCCGAGACGCAAACCCGCTGCGGGCAGGGCCGGCAGTCCATATCCTTTTGAATCAGGATGGCCCGGCCTTCCGTCCGCCAGGGCGCGAAATGAGCGATCTCGGTCGGGCCGAAGAGGGCCACGATCGGCGTCGGCGTCGAAGCGGCGATGTGCATCGGCCCGCTGTCCGGACCGACAAAAAGGGCGGCTCGGGCGACAAGCGCCCGCGTTTCGATCAGGTTGAGCCGTCCGGCCAGGCCAGCGACGCGGCCGCCGGCCGCGGCTCCGGTTATTACTTCTTCTTGGCGGGTGAGGTCGCCGGGGCCCCCGATCAAAGCGACTTTAAAATCGGGCCGGCGGGCCAGCGCCGCGGCAAGAACCGCATGATTTTCGCTTCCCCAGTCGCGGAAGGCGTTGCCCGCCCCGACGTGGAGAACGGCGTACTTTTTGTCGGCCAGACCGAATTCCGCCATGACGGCCCCGACCCGCGTCTTTTCCTCGGCCGTGGCTTCGGGCAATTGGTAGGCAGGGAGCGCCGCGTCGTTAAACTCGAAGCCCAGGGCGCGCACCAGCTCGGCGTGCGACTGGGCGCTGTGCCGGACGCCGCGCTCCGGCTGCCTCGGCACGGCGCGGTCGTAGAGAAAGCTCTTGCCGCGCAAGGCGTAACCGACCTTGAGCTTGGCCCCGGAGAAGGCCGTGATCCAGGAGGCCCGCGGGCCGCCGTGAAAGTCGAGCACGGCGTCGAACCGCTCCCGGCGCACTTGGCGGAGCAGGCCGAAGAAGGCCCGGCGGTCCTGCTTGGCCGGGACGGCCAGGACGCGGTCGACGGCCGGCAGGCCCTCGACCAGGCGTCGATAGGGCTCTTCGATCAGGTAGGTCAGGGCGGATTCGGGCAGAAACGATTTGAGCAGCGCCACGGCGGGAGTGGTCATGACGACGTCGCCGATGCGGCGCAGGCGGATGAGGAGGATGTGGCG
This window harbors:
- a CDS encoding glycosyltransferase family 9 protein, with the translated sequence MSPTGRREAEPARPRHILLIRLRRIGDVVMTTPAVALLKSFLPESALTYLIEEPYRRLVEGLPAVDRVLAVPAKQDRRAFFGLLRQVRRERFDAVLDFHGGPRASWITAFSGAKLKVGYALRGKSFLYDRAVPRQPERGVRHSAQSHAELVRALGFEFNDAALPAYQLPEATAEEKTRVGAVMAEFGLADKKYAVLHVGAGNAFRDWGSENHAVLAAALARRPDFKVALIGGPGDLTRQEEVITGAAAGGRVAGLAGRLNLIETRALVARAALFVGPDSGPMHIAASTPTPIVALFGPTEIAHFAPWRTEGRAILIQKDMDCRPCPQRVCVSADYRCLRTITPAEVAAAGEKLIGVQYT
- a CDS encoding O-antigen ligase family protein; amino-acid sequence: MTTNDLQPKAAGRAPLEIALLAASAAAVLFSLISISLVQGFWFLALLVWAYLLIRKDILFSVPAFFWPLLLYVSLSLAAAAASIDRRASVKDSRDLLIVLLVPLVVAAFRRLSDLKFPLTALFLSGTAASVLAIIQFAGRERPDQRIKGFMGHYMTQAGLLGLFIAFAMAQALFAKGKARLAWTIILAPSGAALVMTLTRNAWLGVGAAAVLLLGLWNPKALIVAPVLAVLLYFAGPEIVKSRVRSIFDRRDPSNIARIEYARAGLKIIGQKPIFGTGPDTVDELFQDPAYGLGDYARRSVHLHNNYLQIAAERGIPALAAWLAFLAVAGVHLLRRFRTGGPAIRPLAAGGLAALALLLVAGFFEYNFGDSEVAQLFLLLLALPFGPEADEPSA